The nucleotide sequence ATTAAATGGGATTGTGGGAATGAAAGTTGAAGAGAAAGAGGTGTTCTCTAAATCAAATGAAGATGTTTCTGTGTGGACGAGCTCATCAGAGTGCTCGGTTTGATTGCGTTCATTAATTTCTCAATCACAGTGGAATGTGATCTGTGCTAATTAGTGCGGCGTGTGCTGTAATTACAGACTCCCAGCGGCCCGAGCGCCGCTCATGTGAATACTGGAGGAGTCCATTAGGGCTCCATGTGACACATACAGGAACAAATGAAAGGTCTCTTCTGCTcgtgaaggctgcatttatctgattaaaaatactgtaaaaaatgttttatattattacaatctaaaataacagtttctatgtgaatatgctgtaaaatgtaatttagagaaagagagagagagagcgatatcCTAAACTGCTGAGATAATTACACGTCTGATTCGCGAACTAATGATTCATTTGAACCGATTCAGTTTAATGAAGGGTTTAAACAACTGACCTGTCATATACTGAACTCACGAGACGTCTgaattggtgtaaaaaaaaaaaaaaatctgtaacacttaacaataatgttctatttattaaactatttgactacattatttaacatttactattactgaactgcacttctacaacattgttaatttcaacatttaggctaTAGCCTTCATCAAAAGTTGCACAgtaatgcactgtgaagtaacattaccaaacaatgaacagctgtgtttttattaacTAAGATAAACAACGATTAATAAACagtaacaaaagtattgctcgtgggaagttcatgttttatatattttaaaatatattcaaatagaaaacttatttttaatagtgatgtctgtctatctatctatgattCTATCTCTCTGGTACTCCAGTGTATTTGGAGGAATTATGATGGTGCATATAATAAACATAGTAATACCGTGGTATATTTAGGTTCTTTGATGTAAGTGTGTGAAGATGgaaatgtagtgtgtgtgttcagcgtgatgtttgtatgtttgtgtcaCTTGTACCATCTGGCTgtgagcatcacacacacacaccgctgaaGCTCATGATTCCCATCCGACggctgcgtctctctctctctctctctctctctctctctctctctctgtctctgtctctctctctctctctctctctctcagactcttTCCTGGACCCATGCACTCCTGCTCCTCTGACAAGCAACACAATATGAGCTATTCATAAAAGATACGCCACTGACTGCATCATTTGTTCACCAAGTTATAGGTTCCTGTCAGGTCAAAGAGTCTTATCGTTAGTGGCGTCACTAGACTtacttgtattaaaaatattattttaagtaatatcAAATATGACTTGTATTGCTCACATTATTCTTGTATTACTGATGAATGATCTTATACTGACCTAATAATTTTTTCTATCAGCTGTTCATAATCAGAACTACTGATTCAAGATTCACTCTTTTGAATCGATTCCTTGTGTCAGTCAAACAGGTCTGAACTGGTTTGCGATTCAGTTGTGAACGAatcgattgaatgaatgaatgattcagtgtcaAAGACAGTGAtctgctgccacctactggtggtttcaattattttttttaacgtaTAGCCCtaaatttagttatttaaatcctttaatatttctatattcaaaACTTTATATTTCAAACATTCATCTCATAACATTGCTGTTATGAATTTAAATTTCTTGTTACACagtctgtaaatattttttaatttgtgttcttctgttgtcctgattgtatcttattatttttattgacattttttgtttttaaaatgtaaattatttgataaaagtttataaataaaaattttgacCCAAAAGATGACATATACATTTAAGTtttcattaaagtaaaaaaaaaaaggcattacaaAGGTCAATTTTGCACTTTAAAGAGTTAAATATAGCCTCATACTGGGAAGGTTAATTTCTCTCATCAATCAGAAGGTGTTcctaattcttatttatttatttatttatttattttaagtagaaGCACAAGAGCTCCTGATCCGAAATGTAAGCATTAAGTCCTCAAGAATGTAATGATAGCTTTTAAAAACTAATTGCAAATGTTTATTCAAAGTGTTAACTATTAAACATAATCTACAAATGCAATACTGTACCTCTAATAAATAAGAAGAGTTTTGTAGGCTTGTAGAAAATTACTAAtcattctcatttttatttaatcatcatttcatttcactaatcaaattattataatttttttaattaaacacagGGGGTCATTAATGATGCTTACATTGAAACTTGTGGAAAATTGACACAGAGTGGATCACAAAACCAATCTCCAGACATCGggatgtatgcatcatctgaagctgaataaatcttCTCTCCATTAATGTCTGGTTCGTTAGGAGGACAatgtttgtctgagatacaactatttgtaaaatctggaatctgagggtgcaaaaaaatcgaaatattgagaaaatcatctttaaatgtgttcaaatgaagttcttagccatgcatattattaatcaaaaatgatgttttgatatatttactgtaggaaatgtacttgatatcttcatggaacatgatcttaatatcctaatgatttttggcataaaagaaaaatgtataattttgactaATACAATaagggccacacacacacacacacacacacacacatatatatattaggcaaACCGGTAGTGAATAATGCACAAATGAATAAGAAATGAATAGTTTATATTTTTCTCTTGTGTGCTTCGCTCTGACTGATTTAGGCCAGAATTGTACAAAGGCCTAGAAATAGCAGTGAACATAATGGACTGTgataaatgtcatgtttttgtgtgtttattcagCGTGACATTTGCCGACTAAAATCCTCCtctttcacttcattttttttaaatgtctttgcctAGACTAGATATTTTTGTACAGCAGTCAGCTAACCCTGTAAAACCATGAGCCAGTGTCTGTGGACTCCACTGATCTCTGATCAGTTTATCAGAACAGAGATGCTAGAGCTGAGCAGATAATGTTCACATCTGTTCGCTGAACTACAGTGTCCTGGATGAGACAAAGCATTGCAAtgggaaaatattgtttttatcataataattattattatggttgttttgttttggagTTTATCTATGATACTAAAAGTGGAAAACATTAAGATCATAACAAATGATTTAGAAACCTCTCGCtctcatttatttgataaaaaatacagtaaaaactgtgatattgtggaatattattaccatttaaaataactgtttcctgtttgaacataaaattgtaatttaattgtcagcatcattactccagtctacagtgtcacatgattattcagaaataatacaatttttttatgaaaaataaataaataaatatatatataataataataataataataataattatatatatatatataatttcttttttttttttttgcaaatcatgACACACTACcatacaaaaatttaaattaaaagaaaaatgaaaaaatcttaatttactcagcaaggacacattttaTCCAAAGTTAGATGTTACAAAATACTTtaatatgctgttcttttttaactttttattaatatttccacaaaaatatgaagcagtacaactgtattcaacactgataataataattaatgtttcttgagcagtaaatcatcatattttcatgatttctgaagatcatgtgacactgacgactggaggaatgatgctgaaaatacagctgtgcatcacagaaataaattacttttggATGTATATTACAATAGATGTCAGTTATTttgtaactgtaaaaatatttcagtgtttttactgtatctttaattaatcaaatgcagccttggtgagcagaagagacttgtctCCAGATCTGTGCCTAGTCTAAAGCCCTCACTCTGTCCTCAGGTGTCCAAGGCCGCGGCAGACCTGATGGCGTACTGTGACGCTCATATACGAGAGGACCCGCTCATCGTGCCCGTCCCGGCCTCAGAGAACCCCTTCAGGGAGAAGAAGTTCTTCTGCACCATCCTCTGAGTTTGGGCCGGGGAGCGAAGGGTCTGTGTCCTCGTCTCTGGCTGCCGCCGTTGAGCTGTGTTTGAGCGGCTGTTGACGGTCCGATCCCTCCTGGACGCCTCTGGGGGGTCAGGGGTCAATTAACTGGCAACCCAATCAGAGCGTCTCATGTCTCGTTAAATAGGTTTGTTATTGCTTCGTAATTAGAGAACAGCCTTTCTCACTGCTTCTGGGATGAGAGTTTTTAGTGTTCATTTCTCGTGCCACAGAGGAACAGGTGGCTGTTTTGTAACTGTTTTGTATAAACTTGTGCTATATTTGATACGCATCACtggtcaaatgtttggacacacttgAGCGAGGCTTCAAACAAACATGCATTATTAAGagaatttagttttttactttaaactcgggacaaaaacaacagaagtcaGTGTAACAGTAGTTATCTATGCAtccatttttaatttgattgttaATTTTCCAAAGCAAGAGAGAAACAGCTCAAATATAAGATATAATTAATTTGTTGCATATTTTGATCTCTAAATCATTCCCACAATCCCCTTTGTTGTATTTCATAGGTTGCATGactattttctgtttttgaaTATTAGTTATAATAAAGATTGAATAGATGCATTCAAACTTTTGACTTTGATCtgaatttagattaattaaatttaacttcTCCttcaatggctgctgaaaattcagctttgcatcacaggaataaattaccttttaaaatgtattcaaatagaaaactgttattttaaattctaataatatttcagaatattttactgtgtttctgatcaaataaatgaaaatgaaagtcagAATACAGAATGAGCAGATGTGTCTAAATATTTGACTTGTAGTGTATCTGTAAAGCATTTGTGTTTGTATATTTCCAATCTCTCCCCATTTTCTGGTATGGTGATATTTGAGATATTTCTAATCTGCTTATATGAAATCAAATCTCAACCAGTTTCCAAATTACATTGTGATAAAATACAACATTTCCTCGCAGAAACCCCTTCAGACCGGAGATATTAATGTACGAGGTCTCCACCGTACAGATGTGTTTTCTGCCCCATCTGTGAGGCCACATTATTTTCCTCTTTATCATAAAGATATTTAGATATTTCACAATAATCgaagctgaagtgtgtcatttcacaattcaaacaggtttcccgAACGGGAAAGTCACAGTGTTCGACCTTTCACTGAAATCAACCCAGAAACAGCTCACTTATACGTGACTCTACGCGTTAAATGGGTATTTCAAAGAAAAAGTTCATACATATCCCTGTAATTTATTCaaagatgtagaagagtttgtttcttcgtcagatttggagaaatgtagcattgcatcatttgctctgcagtgaatgggtgccgtcagaatgagagtctgataaaaacatcacaataatccacagcactccagtccatcagtgaacatctggagaagacaaaagatgaaacacatccagcattaagatgtttttaactaaatacatagagtctataatccagaataacacttcctccagtgaaaaagtgttctggtctgaatcaagagagaaatctgcactgtttaaacagctctaaacaaatatgtgtctggattttgatgtgagagacaacagcagatgcactttttcactggaggaagtgttattatggtttatagactctatgtgtttgagttaaaaacatcttaatgctggatgtgtttcatcttttgtcttctccagatgttcactgatggactggagtgctgtggattacttgtgagactctcattctgacggcacccatccactgcagagcaagtgatgcaatgctacatttctccaaatctgacgaagaaacaaactcatcctgatctcggaTGATCTGAGGGTGGACTACATCAGCTAATGTAAAAGAAATGACACACAGCACCATTGAATTGGGTCTGAGTtcgatttaaatagttttttttattcagtgtaaaCCTCTTCCCACATGCAAACAGGCAGATTGTTTCCTAAACTCACATCCCGCTGATGATGAGGATTTCTTCACACTTTCTGAACGGCCTTACTAACACTGACTCGCTCCACAATCGTTTCGGAGCTGTTCTGTTCTGGTCCTGATTTAAACAGCAAGGCCTTTGACTGAAAAGCCCAACGGAGagcccatgtgtgtgtgtgtgtgtgtgtgtgtgtgtgtacagaggtggTTTCTGAGTGCCAAGTACTGTGACTATGGCGTGTCCTCTAAACTGTTATTTCACAGGCTCTTTCCTATTCAaactaaaaacagcaacaaaaaaagcacaatgtcaaatgtttttctttatatcGCTGTCATTTTAGTTTAGCCTTTGCTAATTTATATGAAACCAAGTGTTATTATAGTTATTGCGCAGCTCCTGATTGAGCTGTTGCTTGTGTGGTCTTTTATTAAAGCCCCTTTAAAGTGTGCCACGGTGGACTGGGGTCTTTTTGATTTTATATCTGGAGATCCACCTCAAAAAGTGCACAgaggtttatttaaaaatgctaatgttGCACGAGATCGCCTTTAAATTCAGAGCAAGCGAAGAGTGTGTATGCAGGTGGGTGTTCAGAATGATATTGTGTCCTAAACGCTTGATATTGACTTTTATAATCGCGCTGATGCTCCTTGTGTTCAGAGAGAATGAGGGTCTGTTGGTTTCACAGGCGAATGGAGTCCTGCTGATTTCTACAGAATTACGGTACAAATAAACTCCAAAATGTAAATGATCTTTTACAtgatattatgattattattaataataatatatgattatAAAAACATAACTTGCATGGACTGATTACCCTATTTAAATATTAGAACTTTGAGATACCTTGTAATGGAATCGATGCCTAAATGTATGGATTTGTTGGTGCTTTTCTGCACTTTTCTCTTTTAGAAGTCTGAATGTGTAGATCTGTGCagttgtataaattaataaacattttaaaactgtcTGCATTCGATATCTAGGGTGCTTGCTTTGTAAGAATGATGTGCTTGATTTTATGTGTTCTCTGACAataacaaacttttgaaaaagttTCAGTTACAATCACGAAGTTAAATTGTGTGGTGACGGGAGACACCTAGTGGTAAAACAGAGTATTGCACATGCTTTTTGTGTGATTTAAAATGATGATACATTATGCACACAATATATTTCTGACcgtgtaaaacttttttttttttttgacacatagTAAAAAAGTAAGTTAAAGTAAAAGTGGTTTACGATAGATTAACAAAAATTCgttcagaactttttttttttgcacattaatCATACCATTAAAAATTAAACCAGAACATCAGTGTTCAGATAacattacgaaaaaaaaaaataatctcagCGAATTAAGTGACtttgagaaaaatattttaaatataaatatttacaataaatgttcAAAAACCTTTATATAAGCTTTTGAATATCCCGATTAAACGCAAAAGGCACAAATTTGACGTAATCGTCAACAATAACAGGAAACTTAATTGGACTACGTTTCCCAGAAAGCCAAGCGCCTCGACTGCTCAACTCCTATTGGCTGCCTGAGTGTCGTCGTCATCATCGTGCAGACGCAGTGAGCACTTGACACTAATCATGTTCACCTGACCTTTACAAGCCTGCTCTGTTATTTGTCGTATTCCAATACGGGAAAATTATTGCACTGAAACATTcatgaacaataaaacattacaacaGGATGCAAATGTGTTTGTGAGATGACATATAGCAACCTCTTATGGCAAGACACTACAGGTGAGTGGGGTTTAAAATCTCACTAAAAGATGTTGATTGTTTAAAAATCTGAGCATcggaaaaaaaaacttcagaatgtttacgtattttatttttaaagttttggaattttagttctttttttttttcattccataaatctaaaaatactgtaaacgggcagtaaaaaaacataataaaacttgattataaaatcaaataaatataatgtagatcGGAATAAATTGTCAATGGAAtagaaaaaaagtcttaaatacaaatgtttttctgttgttgAGAAAACGGCCTGTATTGTAAttgattttgtttatatttatcaaCGAATGAGATGCATACAGTCAAGTGAATGATATGTACAAACCCCTCTATGAGATCCTTTAGAATATAGATCGATATAAAACTAAAGTTTGGTATATGCAGCTGCTGATGTAAAAAgcttattttgagaaaacggcctttaaaagatgatttatttgaacctaaatctacagacacaaacataaacacttaaatgtgtattttggatgttttctttgcaCTCGTCTGAAACGTAATGAAAGCACAATAGCCCAAATTGACAATTGCATGAAAAAgtgctttttatttatctatttttggtctgttgtgtcctgccatattaaaaatatcaatgttttaATTAAGGTTTTGTAGAT is from Carassius auratus strain Wakin chromosome 13, ASM336829v1, whole genome shotgun sequence and encodes:
- the LOC113112345 gene encoding guanine nucleotide-binding protein G(I)/G(S)/G(O) subunit gamma-4 — its product is MKDGMANNSTASISQARKAVEQLKMEACMDRIKVSKAAADLMAYCDAHIREDPLIVPVPASENPFREKKFFCTIL